The DNA window GCCCGACGCCGGCTCCGGCTGCCGATGTGTGCTGTGCGCGCCACCGCCCCGCGAATTCGGCAACCCGTGGGTGCACCGGATGCTCGCCGAGGTGCGTACCCGGCAATGGTCTGTTCTCGGTGTCGCCGAGGACGACGAATTCCCCGGCTGGGCCTACACCGTCGGCCTCACCCACTCGCACGGGCTCGCCGAGCTGGCGATGTTCGGCCTGGCAGTCGACGACCTCCAGCACTGGGTCAGCACACTGGCCGCGGCGATGACCTCCGGCCGGGTCGCCCCCGCCGCGAGCCCGATCGACCCGGCGGTGCTCGGCCTGCCGGTGCACCTGCGCCCGATGGATCCGTCCTGGCACGAACCGCTCTTCGGCATGGCGCACCACTTCTATCAGGGTTCCCACTTCCGAGTACGGCAGATCGTCTGGGCCGACCGCAGCGGACGCTACCCCTGGGACGACGGCGTGACCGAGCAGTCCCGAGAGGGTCAGCCTCCCGGATGGCTGCCGGCAGACCGGGCAGGTCACCGCTGGCTGGACCTGCTGACCGAGTGAGCCGCCAAGCCCGGGTTTTCCTCCCGGCCGGGCATGACCAGCAAGCCCCTCCGCCGGGTCAGCTTCAGCGAGTCGGCTCGGTGCGCCCGCGCGGCGAGGTCCTCCAGGAAGTCCAGATAGGGCCGCTGCTGCAGGTCCCGCTCCGCCCGGATGAACGGCTCAAGGCTCTCCCAGATGCGCCGGATCCGGTAGTTGATCGTGGTCAGGACCAGCTCCTCGTCGACGCAGCCGAAGGAGACCAGGATCCCGATCGAGTCGTAGAAGTTGATGACCTGGAGAGACTTCGACAACAGCGGCTCGGGGAGTCCCGAGATGCCGGCGGACGGATCGATCGAGGCCAACTGCTCCAGCATGGCCCGTTCACTCCGCTGGAAATCGGGCCGGCCATAGTCGCGAGTGAGCAACTCGATCGCGACAGGCAGATGATTGGCGTTCCGCATCGAGCGAAGCTGCCGCGACGAGATCACCGATGAGATGGTCAGCGCCGCCATCGAGATCATGACGGCGACAACAGCGAGCACGGTCTGCACCTCCATGAATGCAGAGTGTCACTGTGTCGCAACTGAGAGTGGCCCTGGCGCGTCGATTCGCGCCATTGCAACAAATCAGTTTGATGTAATCTGCGGGCGTGCTGACGCCACCGCCCGGGTTCGTGGTCGCCGCCGCGCATCCGCTGCGGTGGCGTTTGCTCGGTGAACTGGCCCGCGGCGACCTCGCCGTGCGGCAGCTGACCGCGCTGCTCGGCGAGCCGCAGTACCTGGTCTCCCCAGATGGCCGAAGCGCTGCTGCGTGACCGCTCCGGTGGCACGGTGCGGGCCGCCAGCGCCGGGAGCCGTCCGAAACCGATCCATCCGTACGCCGTGAGCGTCATGGCCGCGCGGGGCATCGACCTGAGCGGGGCGCGATCCAAGCACCTGGACGAGTTCAGCGGCCAGCGGTTCGATGACGTGATCACCCTGTGCGACCGGGTCAAGGAGGTGTGCCCGGAGTTCCCCGGGCACCCGCGACCGGTACATTGGAGCATCCCCGACCCGGCCGCCGACCCGGACGGGCAGCTCGCCGTGGAACGGGTCGCCGACGACCTCGACCGGCGGATCGGTTTCCTCCTGCACACCCTCACCGCCGTAAAGGAATCGTCATGACCGGCCCGCACCGCGCCGGCCTCGGAACCGTCCTCACCGAGTGGGGGCGGATCGGCTGCATCGGCTTCGGCGGACCGCCCGCCCACATCGCCCTGCTCCGCAAACTCTGCGTCGAGGATCGCCGCTGGCTGGACCCGCAGGAGTTCGAGGACGCGATCGCCGCCTGCAACCTGCTCCCCGGCCCGGCCTCCACGCAGCTGGCGATCTTCTGCGCCTGGCGGGTCCGCGGCCGGGCCGGTGCCCTGGTCGGCGGGGCCGCGTTCATCCTGCCCGGATTGGTCGCCATCCTCGCGCTCGCCGCGCTGTTCCTCGGCGACCCGCCCACCTGGGTGAAAGCCGCCGGCGCCGGAGCCGGCGCGGCGGTCGCCGCGATCGCCTTGCAGGCGGGGACCAGCCTGATCCCCGCCGGCTGGAAGCGTGCCACCCAGCACAGCAACCGCCGGCGCTGGGCCGCCTACCTGCTGCTCGGCACGGCCGCCGCGGCGACCGTCGGGCCGTGGCTGGTGCTGGTCCTGATCGCCTGCGGCATCGCCGAGATCCTGGCGCAGCGGCTGCCCGCCCCCGAGCGGCGACCGTCGAGCGCGGTTCCGCTGCTCGCGGCGGCCGGGCTCGGCGGTGGTGTGCTGCTGCCGCTGGCCTGGACCGCGCTGAAGGTCGGCGCCCTCTCCTACGGCGGCGGGTTCGTCATCATCCCGCTCATGCAGGCCGACGCGGTCGAGCAGCACCACTGGATGACCGCCGCCGAGTTCCTCAACGCGGTCGCCCTCGGCCAGATCACTCCCGGCCCGGTCGTGCACACCGTCGCCGTGGTCGGCTACGCCGCCGCCGGGCTGGCCGGTGGGCTGCTCGCCGCCGCCGTCGCGTTCAGCCCTTCGTTCGCCTTCATCCTGCTCGGCGCGGACCGCTTCGACCGGCTGCGCGGCAACCAGCGGGTGCGGGCCTTCCTCGACGGCGCCGGCCCGGCGGCGGTCGGCGCGATCCTGGGCTCCGCGGTCCCGCTCGTCCGGGCGCTCTCCGAGCCCTGGCAGTACGCGGTGCTGGCCGGCGCGGCGCTGCTCACGCTCGGCCTGCGCCGCGGACCCGTACTCACGCTGCTGACCGCCGCCACCGCCGGTGCCGTCATCGTCGCCGCCGGAGGCGGGCTCCCGGGATGACGCTTCCTCACCCGTCCAGCGGCAGCCAGGTGTCCACGTCCCCGCAGTCGCTGACGGTGAGCTCCCCGGCCATCCGCATCGCGTCCGCCTGCGGGATTCGCCCACTGTCCGCGATGTTCAGCTGCAGGTGACAGGTCCCGCTGTCCACGACCACGATGCTGCCGCCCTCGGGCGGGGTCAGCGCCTTGGTCTGCCGGTCGATGTACCAGGCGTCGTGCCCGCCGGCCCGCTGCGGCGCCGGCAGATTCGGGTGGATCGCCTCCCAGTCCCGGTCACCCTTGCCCGTCTGCGCGAAGACGGTCAGCGGCGCGTCCCCCGCTGCCGGCCCGCTGTCGTACCCGTAACCCACCGCCGCCGACTTGCCGCTGAGCAGCGTGGTGTCGTGCAGTTCCAGTCCGGTGACCCGCAGGCCGGACGGGAGCCAGCCGAAGCGGAACGGCACGCTGACCGGCCGGGGCGGATCCTGCACCCGCAGATCCCGCGCCACCTCGATCAGCTCGGCCCGCACCTTCGGTGTCACGGCGTGCCGGTACAGGACGACCCAGGCGCCGGACGCCTCCTGCCAGCCCAGGGCCGGCCCGCTGGTCTTCGCCGGCGTGTTCCGCTCGGTCAGGGGAAGCATGTCGACCTCGCGCGGCAGGTCCGGCGCGTACCAGGCCTGTCGCTCACCGACCGTGACCGGCTCGCCCCGGCGCAGCGCGGCCGGGTCGTAGGCGCCCGGGTCGAACACCACCACGGTGGCGCCCTCGTTGACGGTCAGCTGCTCGGGCCGGGCCGCGGTCACCTCGGTCCGGTGAGCGACCTGCGCCTCCTCGTGCCCGCCGACGCTGACCCGCCACGGGATCACGAAGTCGGAGCCGGGCGCCATCGCGGCGGACATCTCGGTCACGCTCCGGAACGGCGGCGTCTCGGCCGGGAGCGTCCTCTCGCGCAGGGCCGGCGGCACGGCCACCGCCGCCACGGCCACGACGACCACGGCGGCGGCGCCCTGGACGATCCGCCGGCGGCGCCGGATCCGGCCCGCGCCGGCCCGGGCCCGCTCCACCATGCCGGTTCCGTCCGGCGCGGCCTCGGCGCGGCGAGCCAGCGACTGCTGAAGATCTTCGAGGGTACGCATCACAGCACCTCCACGGGCGGAACGGTCGTCGGGCTCAACTCGACGCGGAGCGTGGCCAGCGCCCGGCTTGCGTACGCG is part of the Actinoplanes missouriensis 431 genome and encodes:
- a CDS encoding DUF4760 domain-containing protein, with amino-acid sequence MEVQTVLAVVAVMISMAALTISSVISSRQLRSMRNANHLPVAIELLTRDYGRPDFQRSERAMLEQLASIDPSAGISGLPEPLLSKSLQVINFYDSIGILVSFGCVDEELVLTTINYRIRRIWESLEPFIRAERDLQQRPYLDFLEDLAARAHRADSLKLTRRRGLLVMPGREENPGLAAHSVSRSSQR
- a CDS encoding arsenate reductase ArsC, whose amino-acid sequence is MAEALLRDRSGGTVRAASAGSRPKPIHPYAVSVMAARGIDLSGARSKHLDEFSGQRFDDVITLCDRVKEVCPEFPGHPRPVHWSIPDPAADPDGQLAVERVADDLDRRIGFLLHTLTAVKESS
- a CDS encoding DUF4262 domain-containing protein, producing MPDAGSGCRCVLCAPPPREFGNPWVHRMLAEVRTRQWSVLGVAEDDEFPGWAYTVGLTHSHGLAELAMFGLAVDDLQHWVSTLAAAMTSGRVAPAASPIDPAVLGLPVHLRPMDPSWHEPLFGMAHHFYQGSHFRVRQIVWADRSGRYPWDDGVTEQSREGQPPGWLPADRAGHRWLDLLTE
- the chrA gene encoding chromate efflux transporter, with the protein product MTGPHRAGLGTVLTEWGRIGCIGFGGPPAHIALLRKLCVEDRRWLDPQEFEDAIAACNLLPGPASTQLAIFCAWRVRGRAGALVGGAAFILPGLVAILALAALFLGDPPTWVKAAGAGAGAAVAAIALQAGTSLIPAGWKRATQHSNRRRWAAYLLLGTAAAATVGPWLVLVLIACGIAEILAQRLPAPERRPSSAVPLLAAAGLGGGVLLPLAWTALKVGALSYGGGFVIIPLMQADAVEQHHWMTAAEFLNAVALGQITPGPVVHTVAVVGYAAAGLAGGLLAAAVAFSPSFAFILLGADRFDRLRGNQRVRAFLDGAGPAAVGAILGSAVPLVRALSEPWQYAVLAGAALLTLGLRRGPVLTLLTAATAGAVIVAAGGGLPG